A stretch of the Nitratifractor salsuginis DSM 16511 genome encodes the following:
- the tkt gene encoding transketolase, with protein sequence MSNEMRKKMADTIRFLAADMIQKANSGHPGAPMGLADIAVVLSEHLRHNPKNPQWLNRDRVVFSGGHATGLIYSLLYLWGYDLSMEDLKNFRQLGSKTPGHPEYGHTPGVEITTGPLGQGVANAVGFAMAKEFTASKVNSPTCKLIDHKVYCFCGDGDLEEGISYEACALAGRFALKDLILIYDSNHITIEGETSIAWNEDVEKRFEAQNWKVLKINGHCYDEIDAALTEAKASDRPTIIVANTIIGRKAVGLEGNHEVHGAPLGEEVIKVSKEKAGFPPDESFYVPEDVLIRFRCAVEQGELYEKEWRHLLKQAPYAEQNEALERLLNPDFDAIAWPDFSDTKEMATRDSNGQILNAIARAVPGFVGGSADLAPSNKTYLKDMGDFPEGKNLHFGIREHAMGAITNAMALYGTVIPFNATFFVFSDYQKPAVRIAALSGIPNHFIWTHDSIGVGEDGPTHQPIEHLSQFRALPDFYVWRPADATENVEAWKVAIRMQKPQAFVLSRQKLKTLKPEKDFGDVSRGAYIVKKRKDAVLTIMASGSELMPSLQAGCFLERMGINANIVSVPCFDLFDEQDEEYKKAVIDPNTKVLAVEAARGIEYYKYADDVLGMETFGASAPAGDLFKKFGFTIKNIKARAAALMGVENKSVTIEKMGEA encoded by the coding sequence ATGTCAAACGAAATGCGTAAAAAGATGGCGGATACCATCCGGTTTCTCGCGGCGGATATGATTCAAAAAGCCAACAGCGGCCACCCGGGTGCTCCCATGGGTTTGGCGGATATCGCGGTGGTGCTGAGTGAACACCTGCGCCACAATCCCAAAAATCCCCAATGGCTCAACCGGGACCGTGTAGTTTTCTCCGGCGGTCATGCTACGGGTCTGATCTACAGCCTCCTCTATCTCTGGGGCTATGACCTGAGCATGGAGGACCTGAAGAACTTCCGCCAGCTGGGTTCCAAAACCCCCGGTCACCCCGAGTACGGCCACACCCCCGGCGTGGAGATCACTACCGGCCCCTTGGGACAGGGCGTAGCCAACGCCGTGGGCTTCGCGATGGCCAAAGAGTTTACCGCCAGCAAGGTCAACTCTCCCACTTGCAAACTCATCGACCATAAGGTCTACTGCTTTTGCGGGGATGGCGACCTGGAAGAGGGGATCAGCTACGAAGCCTGCGCCCTGGCCGGGCGCTTCGCCCTCAAAGACCTCATCCTCATCTACGACAGCAATCACATCACGATAGAGGGGGAGACCTCCATCGCCTGGAACGAGGATGTTGAAAAGCGTTTCGAAGCCCAGAATTGGAAAGTCCTCAAGATCAACGGTCACTGCTATGATGAGATCGATGCGGCCCTGACGGAGGCCAAGGCTTCCGACCGTCCCACCATCATCGTGGCCAACACCATCATCGGGCGCAAGGCGGTCGGCCTGGAGGGCAACCACGAAGTCCACGGCGCCCCTCTGGGCGAAGAGGTCATCAAAGTCTCCAAAGAGAAAGCGGGCTTCCCGCCCGACGAGAGCTTCTATGTGCCCGAAGATGTGCTGATTCGCTTCCGCTGTGCGGTAGAGCAGGGCGAACTCTACGAAAAAGAGTGGCGCCACCTGCTCAAGCAGGCCCCTTACGCCGAGCAGAACGAAGCCCTTGAGCGCCTGCTCAATCCTGATTTTGACGCCATCGCCTGGCCCGATTTCAGCGACACCAAAGAGATGGCCACCCGCGACAGCAATGGACAGATCCTCAATGCCATCGCCCGGGCCGTCCCCGGCTTTGTGGGCGGTAGCGCCGACCTGGCCCCCTCCAACAAAACCTACCTCAAGGATATGGGTGACTTCCCCGAAGGGAAAAACCTCCATTTCGGTATTCGGGAACATGCGATGGGAGCCATCACCAACGCGATGGCGCTCTACGGCACGGTCATCCCCTTCAACGCCACCTTCTTCGTCTTCAGCGACTATCAGAAGCCGGCGGTCCGCATCGCGGCACTTTCGGGGATTCCCAACCACTTCATCTGGACCCACGACAGTATCGGAGTGGGTGAGGATGGCCCGACCCACCAGCCCATCGAGCATCTGAGCCAATTCCGTGCTCTGCCTGATTTCTATGTCTGGCGCCCCGCCGATGCGACGGAGAATGTGGAAGCGTGGAAGGTGGCGATCCGGATGCAAAAGCCCCAGGCCTTCGTCCTCAGCCGCCAGAAGCTCAAGACCCTCAAACCCGAAAAGGACTTCGGCGATGTCAGTCGCGGCGCCTATATCGTCAAGAAACGCAAGGATGCGGTTTTGACCATTATGGCCAGCGGGTCAGAGCTGATGCCCTCCCTTCAGGCGGGATGCTTCCTGGAGCGGATGGGGATCAATGCCAACATCGTCTCCGTCCCCTGCTTCGACCTTTTCGATGAGCAGGATGAAGAGTACAAAAAAGCGGTGATCGACCCCAATACCAAGGTATTAGCCGTCGAAGCGGCCCGGGGGATCGAGTATTACAAATATGCCGACGACGTGCTGGGTATGGAGACCTTCGGGGCTTCGGCACCGGCAGGAGATCTCTTCAAAAAGTTCGGTTTCACCATCAAAAACATCAAAGCCCGTGCCGCGGCATTGATGGGTGTGGAGAACAAAAGCGTCACGATCGAAAAAATGGGAGAGGCGTAA
- a CDS encoding MFS transporter, with amino-acid sequence MKPIIAKTWHLSLIIGLRFLGLFVVISVLSAYAKDLPGATPTLVGLAVGGYAFTQAAFQVPFGSLSDKIGRKKAILIGLLIFAAGSVIAGMAHDIYTLLTGRFLQGAGAIGAVIIAMISDHVREEERAHAMAVMGMVIALAFTAAMIIGPIIGGLPDGVPLLFYLTAAMALLSIVLLFTVVPEPPKITHTFAEEEAKVVHVFKDKDLVRMYVTFLFHSSTMAIAFFLIPLELKNTFHLPLSEFWKVYLPAVIFGILAMGPSAVFGEKYNKGKEVFLISIAFIALAFVLMGFAPSLWLFGVGVTLFFIGFNMFEPLLQSFVSKFAKAHQKGAALGVANTFAYVGMGIGATLAGWIFAHWSVKGVAITVLIVSVFWALWIAGMRNPGLRGTLYLDTEHYDRNKLPELKKEAGINDVYVNETEGVMVIKYDKELLDEDEIRGKMLKR; translated from the coding sequence ATGAAACCGATCATTGCCAAAACCTGGCATTTGAGCCTGATTATCGGCCTGCGTTTTCTCGGCCTCTTCGTCGTCATCTCGGTCCTCTCGGCCTACGCCAAGGACCTCCCCGGTGCCACCCCGACCCTCGTGGGTCTGGCCGTCGGAGGTTACGCCTTCACCCAGGCGGCCTTCCAGGTCCCTTTCGGGAGCCTGAGTGACAAAATCGGCCGTAAGAAAGCGATCCTCATCGGTCTGCTCATCTTCGCCGCCGGTTCGGTCATCGCCGGAATGGCCCACGATATCTATACGCTGCTTACCGGACGCTTCCTCCAGGGAGCCGGGGCCATCGGAGCGGTCATCATCGCCATGATCAGCGATCATGTCCGCGAAGAAGAGCGCGCCCACGCTATGGCGGTCATGGGGATGGTCATCGCCCTCGCCTTCACCGCCGCGATGATCATCGGGCCCATCATCGGAGGACTTCCCGACGGCGTCCCCCTGCTCTTCTATCTGACCGCCGCGATGGCGCTGCTTTCGATCGTCCTGCTCTTTACCGTGGTCCCCGAACCTCCCAAGATCACTCATACCTTCGCCGAAGAGGAGGCCAAGGTCGTCCACGTCTTCAAGGATAAAGACCTGGTACGGATGTATGTGACCTTCCTCTTCCACTCTTCGACGATGGCGATCGCCTTTTTCCTCATTCCCCTGGAATTGAAAAATACCTTCCATCTTCCCCTCTCCGAATTTTGGAAAGTCTATCTCCCCGCGGTAATCTTCGGAATCCTGGCGATGGGGCCCTCGGCGGTCTTTGGTGAAAAGTACAACAAAGGTAAAGAGGTCTTCCTCATCTCCATCGCCTTCATCGCCCTCGCCTTTGTCCTGATGGGCTTCGCCCCCTCGCTTTGGCTCTTCGGCGTAGGGGTCACCCTCTTCTTCATCGGTTTCAATATGTTCGAACCCCTGCTCCAGAGCTTCGTGAGCAAATTCGCCAAAGCCCACCAGAAAGGGGCCGCTCTGGGCGTCGCCAATACCTTCGCCTATGTCGGAATGGGGATCGGCGCCACCCTGGCCGGATGGATCTTCGCCCACTGGAGTGTCAAAGGGGTAGCCATCACCGTCCTGATCGTTTCGGTCTTCTGGGCACTCTGGATCGCAGGAATGCGCAATCCGGGCCTGCGAGGAACCCTCTACCTCGATACCGAGCATTACGACCGGAACAAATTGCCCGAGCTGAAAAAAGAGGCGGGGATCAATGATGTCTACGTCAATGAGACCGAGGGGGTGATGGTGATCAAATACGATAAAGAGCTGCTGGATGAAGACGAAATCAGGGGAAAAATGCTCAAGCGGTAG
- the rdgB gene encoding RdgB/HAM1 family non-canonical purine NTP pyrophosphatase, producing the protein MQWVLATGNRGKLREFREAFGKEILGMDEVLDSVPEIVEDADTFAGNALIKAKAIYDLLGPDYLVISDDSGISVPVLGGAPGIYSARYAGEGATDRENLQKLIEVLKERGIQQTPAYYTAALAIVGALGEYVVHGWMHGKVIDEARGDKGFGYDPIFIPEGYDRTLGELDESVKAGISHRAKAITLARPVLELLQRRGGE; encoded by the coding sequence ATGCAGTGGGTGCTTGCGACAGGAAATCGGGGAAAATTGCGTGAATTTCGCGAAGCGTTCGGAAAAGAGATCCTGGGGATGGATGAGGTGCTCGATTCGGTGCCCGAGATCGTGGAGGATGCCGACACCTTTGCCGGAAACGCGTTGATCAAAGCGAAAGCGATCTATGATCTCCTGGGGCCGGACTATCTGGTCATCAGCGATGACAGCGGGATCTCCGTCCCTGTATTGGGAGGCGCACCGGGGATCTACTCCGCCCGATACGCCGGAGAAGGGGCCACGGACCGGGAAAACCTCCAAAAGCTCATCGAGGTACTCAAAGAGAGAGGGATACAGCAAACTCCCGCCTATTACACGGCAGCGCTCGCCATCGTCGGAGCGCTGGGGGAATATGTGGTCCACGGCTGGATGCACGGTAAGGTGATCGACGAAGCCCGGGGGGACAAAGGCTTCGGTTACGATCCCATCTTCATCCCCGAAGGGTACGACCGGACCCTGGGGGAGCTGGATGAGTCGGTCAAGGCGGGGATCTCCCACCGCGCCAAGGCGATCACGCTGGCCCGCCCCGTTCTGGAGCTACTTCAACGCAGAGGAGGAGAATGA